DNA from Thunnus thynnus chromosome 2, fThuThy2.1, whole genome shotgun sequence:
CTATAGAGAGAAGACGACTTAGCAATTAGATTATTACACATACAATTAAGTCATATCTCTGTATTTATTAGTGAAAAAAAAGGtgtataaaatatttcaaagagAAGGAAATAGTCAGAtaatgtacaatgtttattaaCAGTACATCAATTTCACAAAACAAATCCGCCACGTATACATATCAGAACACTGATACGTCGTGCTAATAAACCaaagatttattccttttctaTGGCagtaaacaaaaaacacacaacctgCCGATGACTAACTGCTATGTTCAGAGATTTACAAGATATTCAGGGCCGACGAGTGATGACGGTAACGttaacatgataaacagcaggaCTACAGCTACGTGCTGCTGACACTCTCCAGCAGacagccagacacacacacacacacacacacacacgccagaGAGCCTCTTGGTGCTGAGCCGCTAGTTCAGCTGCAACACAGttaccacacagaaactttcaCAAAGGGCCATGAATGTTCTTCTAGTGACTCCAGTGAACTCTCTGTGTTTCTAGCGTGGACACtgagagtctgacagcagctgctcatttTACTTGCATTTTTCCTTGTCGTCACCTTCaatttctgtctgtctatctgatTGTCACCAGTCTGTTCAGTGCCTACATAAGAAGGCAGAGGGTAGTGGCGTTGTGGTAATTGTAAGCCAAAGTAGCTGAATCTATTCTGAGTAGTCCTggggttaaaaaaaaccaacaacatatTGATACTTGGAGCCAGAGTATAACGTATCGCAAGTGGAAATATAGCGATATGTTAGAATATCAAGTTTTTGTCCCACCCCTACTAAAAAGTATGTACATGACTAGATTTCACTCCAATTTTATAGATTGTCTTTATGTCTGAGAATAACATGCTGTCACAGTGGCAGTGGagcatttcttaatacaagttTAATATTTGCCTAATATTGAATATGtgctttttttacatttttaattcaaataatttttttttctttgagattGAGTGTGTAGTACACATGGCCCAACATGTCTATAGGTGTAAACagtatttatttcagtgtattcTCTTCATGCATCACATCAACTGCAATAAGCCCAGCAGtatcacaatatttttacaATCTTTTAACAAGTAGCCCTTCCTTTTAAAAAGGTAAGACAACATGCAGAAGGTTATCAATCTCAGCTTTAAGGACAATATTAGCGTGATATGGTTATTGTGGACTTACCTGCCCACTCTCTCCACCCCACGGTCAGGATCAGACTTGAGGATGTGGTGGAAAATCTCAGCTCGGTCTCTGGGTGGCGTCTTCCAGGACCGGCGAAAGTCATCTGCCTACGGGGGAAGATCATATTCTCTGgtcattttatgttttgaatGATGTATGTGCTAACTGTGTTTAATGAACTTGAGCTTAGTAAACGGGTAAAGAACTTGCTTTAGAGGGGCTCAACGGGCCAGCAAAGGCTGTGACAGTCATCACTGGATCCATCGGGCTTCTTGTATGCCGCTggatgagagagagactttCTGAGGACTCGGGTGACCACGTAGCACCGATGATGGGCTGAGAGCTGTTGTCGGTTGCCCTCAGCAAAGGAATATAGCAGCGGTCTGTAAGACAACAGACAATTTAAAGTTAATATAACACTGTTAGATGGACATAACTTTTATTCAGAgcactttacattttcaataaGGGTAGCACCAATAGGaatcaaattcaaaatatatGATGTAACATGCGGTTTCTACTTAACCGAGCCACTCCTACAAGAAACCTAcaagaaacagaggaaaataggAACACTaagatttaatgtttaaataaagttgtgtCCTTACCCTCCAAATAGTCATTTATCTTCTGCCTCACTtcttgggttttattttttctgctaCAAATAAGCTGtggaaagcaaaaaacaaacaattggTAGATATATGTACAGCTGACGACATACAACTGTTGCTGGATTAGCTGGGGAAAGAATTTGCTCATGCTCATCTAAATTTAGCCTTCAATGTGCAGTGAGTGATTGTTGACAAAAAGCAAGCTAAAAGGTCAACCTGAGTGAGCTAAGCCGTCCTTCCCTCAGCTGCTACTGCCTGGATATCTTTCAGTGTTCAGCAGTACTGTACAAGGCTGCTACACGGCATGAATGTGTTCAGCACAACCCAGGCTTTGCTAAATCTGTTCTTTCTCAGTGTGCATGTTACTAagggttaaaaataaaactccCTTACATCACAAGGCTTCTGGCCATCCTTGTTCTTGCAGTTCTTATCGATGTCAGGATGTGAGCACAGGACATTGACCACCTCTGGGCACCCAAACTTACAGGCAAAGTGGAGTGGTGTTTCAAATCCCTGAGACAAACAGGCAGAATACAATATGAACATAGCCCATCATACTTTGTGAaagaatctaatctaatctggTTTAGCTGGTTTGGTTCAAGAACTTACAGCCTTATCTGGAGTGTTGAGGTAAAGATCCACAATGTAGTGGATACGTTTCTGCAGCATGACTTCCTGGTCATCTGGGTACATGAGGCGCATGAACTCTGGATTCTCCAAGGTGTCCAGCAGCAGCTGGGCGATGCCCCCCTGGTTCTCCTTGGCTGCCACATGCATTACATTGTACCTGCAGCCCTCCTGAACAGACAAAATAGAGGAACAACTGGATGGATCAGGGCATAATCCTCATTAATCTTCTGTCAACAGGGAAGGATGCTTATTTTTATCCAAAAGCTGACCTTAACTTCACCTGCTGAAGTTAGGATGTATCACCCAACCTTCTGTATTGCCAACTGAATGTAGTTAAAGATGTGAAACTATAAATGAGCAAGATAAGAAAACTGACCAATGAATGAACATGAGgtgaaacagtaaaaaaagatAACATTGTTATTGTACTACTGATGTAGGTCTGATACTTTTTAAGGCCTACAATCATCAGCTATATCCACAGATGAAGCATTACAATGTACCAAAATAATTGCATTGTTCTTATGTGTTCTGTTTATCTGatgctgttttaagacaatGACTTCATCTAACTCAGATATATTAAatgaattgaaaataaaaaaataataaattaaacaaatttaTTTAGAATAACTGCTATTCAAAACtatctaaaatgtatttactgaacacacacacatgcagagagtcatttcagcAACTGCAAGCTTGACAAGGGCATTTGTTAAAGGTTGGCGCTGATGTGGAAAAGACGTTTTTATATCAACAAATGACAACGGCGAAGACAGGCAACCCATCTCTATTAACAGCAAATAGTTTCCACAGAGTTTGAGAAACCACAGCCCCAATACAATTTCAAACACTGATGCCTCTTAATTTCACTTCACTCATCCTAACGTCACAAAAATAGATCAGAAAGTGTCAATAAAACTAAGCAGAGGTAGAAGAAATACACTTCATATTCTTACTTGCACAATAGTGGGATTATCCCCTGAGCCAATGAGATAACGTGGGTTGCTCCAGACCAGCTCACTGAAGGCCACCTCATCGCCCTTTTCCACAGCTTTCCTCAGTTTGGCCGTAAGGTCCTGGGTGCGTGGACTCTTGAAACTGTTGGCCCGCTCACGGTTAATGGTATCAACCTCCATGTTGTCTGgtgtggagagggagaggagagtgaAAGGACGAACACCGCTGTCAAAAACTATAGTTCAGGGCTGGTGTGCACCATGATGAAACTGTGGCGTTGTGTAGATTGGTGTGCATcggtttgtttttctgttttttgaccTGACTTTGACAAAACTTGGAGGAATGATGCATCTCACCACTATattgacattttcaaaattaCAATGATTAGCTCAAAGGAGGCGCTGAGATCACTGTAAATTATGCAGATTGTTCCTGGAAACAATCGGAAAGTTTGaggattcagaaacatttaaaaaacacaagttatgacatgtaaaatgagGAAGAAATGTTTCAGATTCTGCACTATTTCTAGGTCAGCGATCAATATAAGCAAATTTGTGGCACTGACCAACTTAACTCCtttgtacaaaaggtcagatttcctcGAGTTGCATCCCTTCCATTAAAGCATGCATTCAGATCACACTCGGGTGGATTTTATCTACTCATCGGAGGCTTGTTCAAGTAACTCAACTTGCAGccagtgttcacctgttataaatatGGCTATATAGCGTTGTGATGGTGGGAAACATGGCATCAGAACtaagtgaaagtgtcagaagTCAAATTGTTAATCTAAGCAATATAAGGGCTTTCTCAGCATCAAATCATGGCTGAACTAAAGGTTTCTAAGGGAGCAATGCATGGAACTTTAACGctttgcagaaactggatcagttgtATCCAAAGCACGATCAGGCAGACCAAAAGTTACCAcaccatcagaagatcaatacatcaagCTTAGTTCACAGAGAGGTAGAAAGCAACTTCATCACAAATACAgaatttgctaaataaagaacGCAGGACTCTAATCAGCaaaagtactgtcaaaagaaGGCTGTCTTGTAGTGGTCTCAGAGGACGAGTAGCAGTTTCTAAATCACATCTCAGGAGGGGAAACAAGGCCAAAAGCTTTGGGTGGGCTAATACCAAATTTAGTCCTATTTACTGATGAAGTTTGAGACTTATGGCAGTAAAAGAAGTGTGTATGTAAGGAGATGAACAGGAGAAAGACTGATACCGCAGTGTATCAAAcccacagtgaaacatggtATGAGAATATTCAAGTCTGGGGATATTTTACAGACTCtggagttggacacttgcaccGAATTGACTACACCCTGATCGAGGAGAAGTACCATTCTattcttcagagacatgctggaccctctggtttgcatctttgtgaGGAAAaattcatactgcagcaggataataaccccaaacacacctcaaagctttgCAAGAACTGACTgaagaccaaagaagaccaaggactcctgactgtcatggactttcctctacagtcacctgacctcaaccccactGAATATTTATGGGGGCACTAGAAGACTGAGAAAGATGAGCTTTCAGTGGCATCAGAAGAAGCTCTTTGGAACATTGTCAAATCCTGCTGGGATAACACGGGTCATCAGGTTTTGCACAAACTTGTGGAGTCCATGCCAGCTGCAGTGTACGCTGTCATTAAAGCTAAAGGGGGACACAGCATATACTAAACTTCTGTCATTCAtctacatttttcaaagattcaACTTTTCAATCAAATTGTTAAGCTGATATTATcgtttgtaatgaaaaaaatagtattacattaaaaacaaatgcaaaatagaagCATCTTGATATAACAGGGGGTGTTGATTAAGGCCCTTTTTACAGAGcggcctcacacacacactcatctacTTACCTTTACTAATGACCAGGCCTGGTTTGACAGGAGATACACAGGCTGCAGATTTGCTTGGAGAGAGGAAATAGTCACAGATGCCCTTGGCAAACTTCTCAGCATCCTCACGGTTGGAGAAGGGTTTGAAGCGGGCTCCCTTCATCATCTTTACAGCTTGAAGGGCATCTTTCTTGTCTGTATATACATGTGCTTTCtctacagacaaacacactcagaatgagcattttttttacattttcaattgTTCCACATGATGAGAGCcagatttttttcccattaattacaagattttttttgcataattttcACTTCTACTCAGCCTGTAATGTCTGCTGCTTTTGCAGTTGCAACAAAAGCCTGCCCTgacaaattaacattaacagcATTGATTTTTGGAGTAGCTCAAGATTAATTTAGATCAATACTCTATTCCAGAGAGGTCAAGCTGTGCTACTGCCCTGTTTcttacaacaaaagaaacagcaaaaaatgttttcatccaCATCACTAACAAATGTGGATGTCTGACTGTACTCCTGAACAAATACAGAAACTGGACAACATAGTAGGTACAcgaataaacaaacaagcaacagGATAATCTGTTATGGCGGACTTTGGTCTCAGTATAAGGCCAAAAATCGAACTATCAAAGAAAATCGTGCTCACAGGCGTTGTGTAGTTTTTATTGCTAGTAGAGGGAAGTATCAAAGTATTTATAACTATGACTAAAGGTGTGAAAATAGGAAAAAGGAACCTCCTTTCAACAATATAATTGTTTGGTAAAGAATTATCAAGTGCAGTGAAAACTATCACCATCTTTAACTGTAATTTCAACAAACATGGATATAATCTGTTCCTGACTGGATGTGAATGTTAACAATTAGAGTTTTTTGTCTCTCAGACATGGCACAATTAGATACTTAAGAATTAGACTTTCATTGGCACAAAAAGACATCAACCCCTCAATGTCACCTTAATATCATTGTTGTACACCACTAAATCAAGTTTAATGATTTGGAGTGGagatatatgatttatttttatttttgcttatCTTCCTCACTATGCTATCTATTAATAAATGCATCAtccttatttttttcatttgaaaatttCTTACAACGCTAACTACCTTACTGAATGTTATGTTCAGTTTGATGTTTGCTATTGTGCACTTACAAAATCGAACTGTGTGAAATTATGTTGGGTTTTCAACTTCACAAAAAGTATACACTACATATGTGTAGTCATGGCTGAAAGGTATTTTTTCTACATGtatctaaacttttttttctgctgttccCTAATTTCAAGAACACCTGACAAAGAATCTTGAGCTTTGATGTAACTTTTGCTACATTTCAATatataacactgaaaaatgtatgaaaaccACAAAAGTAACAAGCTCATTCTCTTACCATTTCTAGCCAAAACATCCTCCCACAGCGGACATACTCCATAATACAAGGTTGGGGACACTTGTGCGGCCTTTGAAGGAGTTTCCGTTTTGGACTGAGAGTTACTGCCTACAGCAGAGCTGTCTGAGGGTGTCTTTACTGAGatctcttcttcctctggaGGGTTGAGACCGACACCATAGCCAAAGTCCGACTCTTCGCTGGCAATCTCAGTAGGGTTGCTGCTAGATGCAGCAGTGGGTGCAACTGCTGAGGTGGCACATGACACAGGTTTGGCATGTTCGGCAACAGAAGCCACACTGGCTGAGATGCCTGCAGACGAGCTATTGTCCGATTCAGTGGCACTGCTCTCTGGCCCAGCGAGCACTCGGGCAAGCTTCCTCTCAAAGGTGGCTCGGGTGGTAGCTGTGATAGGGCCGCACTTTACGTTTGCCCGAGCGAACTCCTCACGCAGTTCATCGGCACTTAGCCCCCTCAGCCTGCTCAGAACCGCCTCCATGCTTCAGCTCCCTAAAACACATCAGAATATGCTTCAGCAATCATGACCATCAGAtattaataaactaaataacCACGTAGGGAAACAGAATGATCAGTTAATACTACAAGAGTTACTAAGTCAGATTTCTTTCTTCTACTGTGAATGCTATTTAAAAATTGCAGTTCCAGGTAGACAATAGTAAATATCATTTAGATGACCTGCTACCATTATTCCCAAAAAACAACCACATTGTTAGAAAAGCATTAATTCTTTGCCTTTCAAAGAATGTGAACTCTAACCTTCATTTAATTTGGTTTCACTTAGTGTGACCTACTGAATGCCTATGATTCAAAAAACTATTGTTATCTGGAACAGGAAACTGGACAaattctaaaataaataaataataaagcaaTCTATTATCACTCAACAGCTTAGTGCTGTGTGTACACGTTAATATTAAATGCCATTTAACCTTTTCATAACCAAACAAGCGGTCACACACACGTTGTAAAATTCAATACAGACGAACAAGTAAACCATTGCCCTTCAGTGCAAAGCATCAAGATGTAGGTAGCGCGGCTCTATCACATAACTGATAGCTTATGATCAgctatatattgtaaatataagTCCCGGGTAAAGACATACATGTTACTGTAGCCCCATGAATCCATTCAGCCTATTATACCATATTTGAAAACaaccacatacatacatgtaaaacTAGCCTCTGCTAGCTCGCTTGCTAACCAACAAGTCAGCTTTAGCAGCCGGGGAAACTGCTTTGATGAAAATCTAGTCTAACACAGAGTAAAGCTAAAAATCTGGGCTGGAATAATAACGATgacaaagatacaaaaaaaactgataaattGTAATAACATTACTCGGTTCGTTCGCATGCTGTCACGCCCAAAGTATGTCATTCGAGGTTCGTGGTGATGATGCCGATAAAAATCAAAGTGTACGTGATGACATCTAGTAACAAATGCGTCCCTATACTCACCaaggaacatttttatttaatatacgCGGAGCTATGGGGAATCGTTGTTAGTTTTGCACAGATATCATAAAACTGTTTGATAGACACAAAAGCTGGATACGGTCTGGAATAGTCTCATTGTTTACAACATGTTCTGCGCATGCTCAGTTTCAAGGGAGGGCGCATGCTGCGTTCCAGACCTGTAGGAAGTTTTGAAATTTCGGCGAAAATTAAGATGTTGCGTGTTATGTGACTCTAcgcagaaataaaataaagttaatcaTTTCATCAAGATCACGCATCACATTCTGAAGAGAATCATCGCTGAATTTATACATTACGCAAATTTTTTGTACTATAGCGGTAATTATTTTTCGGTAAATATCACATACTTCAAAAGATCACTAAATTTGACTCGCTGGCCATTGTCGCTCACAAATGATGCACATAGTTTgcgtttaaaaaataaataaaaaataatatttaccATTTGTTGATAAAAGATATCGTAtcacagaaaacactttttctACTACATTGAAAAGTTGTTGTGCCTAGcaataatgattaattattagTTATTTAGCTGCAAAGTACCTAAATGTGTATCCCcagaaaaccataaaaatacaCGCTTAATCGTGCCAATAGGGTTTAGGAAATTGATATCATCTACCGCTTAAAATAGTATTTTGAGTAATGCTTTATATTTCCGTACTTTCCCTAAGCCGTGAATGTAGCATCATGCTCCCCAGTAGCAGACGTGACTAATCCAAGGAAACGATAACCTAGAAACCGCCCGTTGAGGTATTTCTAGTCAACAAAACGTcttacaatttttaaaaacaactggAAAATGACGACTTCATTACAAATATGTTGATCTAAGGATCACAAAAAGACGATTCATGTCGGCACAAGCCCATTTATACAGGGCCAACTTGGGCAAGCATGTAACTTAACGTTAGTATATGAGGTATTCATACAAGAGCTGAAACAAATATCTATATAGATAACTGTCATAGGCGGAGCCAAGGAAAAGTAGATTGAATATATCTAACGTTAACTGTTACATGATCCCTTGTAGGAGACGGAGTTTGAcatgcatgctaacattagccacctaGCAAGATAAGAAGCGAATTACTCAAGCCGCCCGTTAGCAATAACGGCCATAAGAAAGCattaacagtttgttttcttactGAACATATGGAAGTGACAGAGGACAAAATAACTGCTAGcttaaatgtttatattaattGTACCAtgcccacctcctcctctccacccgGCTACTGTTGCTAGGTGTTCTTTTTCTCACCGCGACGGTTTCAAAATGCAGAGCGCGATGACCCGCTTCCGCCCAACATAGTGCCTGAACGAAATAACCACGTAAACGTGCTGAAATAGACCAGAAAACAAGTTGCAAATGAAGCACCTCAACCCCATCAAAtgcatatatataaaaaagaaagtcaGAGAAGAAGTTGATGAAATGAACAGATCTGTGTGCTGTCCTTCTCCTTCAACTATGAGATAAGTTGCAAAATATTTATAAAGTAGCTTTTGTAGAGACAACATATTTCTGTTGATGTGTTTCTTCTGTTGGATGTGGGGGCAGGTGTTgtattatttagttttatttgtgaagcactttgtaacactgttttgaaaggtgctatataaataaatattattattattattattacactgaATGAGCACAAGCTGCAATGACAGGTGAATAGTGCAATTTTATGATAAATACAATCACATCTCCCAACGCAAATGTTTCAACATAGGAATGAATAAATTCcagtctgaaaaaaagaaaagcagatacAGCAAAGTTTATGCATATTTGTTCAGAGCACAGCAGATCAATATAGTTATTGTATGTATCCTCAATAAGCATTCTCCTCAAAATATTTATTGTCCCTTTGGAAATACATAAGCATACAATGTCGTTTAAAAACCGTTTTTTTAGTGTGAGAATGAGCACCATCCCAGCAGCTGTAGCACAGTTACATGCAGGAAGCTACTGCACCGTCCAATGTCTTCTCTATACTGATTTTTTACCCAGCTGTATTATTTATCATCTGCTTGTATTTATGGTTTGCATTTAATATCTTGCATTTTACACTATTTAACAATTACGATGAATTTACAGTCATACAAAAAAGgagtatttatatattaacCTCTGGAAACAATTAACTTATCCCCATAACCatcaaacagccataaaacaAGGTTAACATCTGATTCAGGGGTAgtcattttttgtaaatatgtaCCAAATgtaacaacagaaaataaacacatttgattgcACCTGCTGTTAGAAGTAGTAACCTTTCTGCATCGTCCTACAACTTGCTCTCTCAGTCAGTTAAGGTTTGATCATTTAGTGTGCAATGTCAGTTGATGTGACCcacatattttacagtaaaaccaTCTTTCAGTATGGATTTGCACACACGTATATGACATATTACATCTTGCACACGCCCTCAGCAGAAATACGCTCATTCAAACCAACATAAGTCCTTTACAGCAGATTAAAGTTCGCttaaggctttttttttgtgtacgAATTACCACAGTCCATGCTAGACAAAACACCTCCATACATAACTGAGATTAATGTTTTTAGAGTTTAAGAACCCAAGGTGATATGGTTACAACAAATGTAAGAAACACTGCATTTTAACAAAGAGGCAATACAAAAAATCTGACAAGTGTGCATGAATTTAAACTTCATGAAAAGGAGTGATGATGTTTCATCACCAACTGCTTACATGTCGATGTGTAACCATGTCAGTTAAATCATAGATGAGTAACTTCACTCGTACACAGGCACAAAGAAATGGAAGAACGGTTCATAGCCAGTGTGGTGGCAGACTCTGATGTTTCTGTCaccaaaacactttttaaattgtcAGCCATCATTAAGCAGTATCAAAGCCACTGATTTAATATCACAAGGAGAATGATGACTAAATACCTTTTAGTAACCGCCAACCTCAACCGGGGAAAACTGGTTAAACAGAAGTTTACCAACTAGAGCATATTTGTACCTATAATAACAGAATATGGGGGGTCCTCTTGGCGAGGCTGTCAGATGAGAAGTTGTAATTTCCTTagctctaaataaataaatgtgacaacagcataacaaaaatataaacaaccATCAAATAAAGAGGAAAGAATAAAGCTATGGTATATAAAGTATTACTCTGCAAAAGCACTTCTGTGCTGATGGGAGAATGCCAAATGTTGGCAGCAATTGttaagaaaagagaaagggaaTAAGGGGCTAAAAAGTGCCTTTGTGGATAAAACTCCACTCTCCCTCTATTGGCCTGAGAAAAGTTCTTCTGTTATGATTGCTGCTGTTCTGCTTCATTGTTATTTTCTACCACCATGTTGTTTAGCGGCGTTGATGATTTGGAGATGTTGTTTTGAAGCCCCAGTTGAGCCAGTTCCTCCTCTGTGTTTGTCCATGAGCTCATTGACTCATGCACCGTTACTGTGTGTTCCTCCATCTGCTTTTGGAGGCTGTCCATCTCCTCcctg
Protein-coding regions in this window:
- the ankle2 gene encoding ankyrin repeat and LEM domain-containing protein 2, with protein sequence MEAVLSRLRGLSADELREEFARANVKCGPITATTRATFERKLARVLAGPESSATESDNSSSAGISASVASVAEHAKPVSCATSAVAPTAASSSNPTEIASEESDFGYGVGLNPPEEEEISVKTPSDSSAVGSNSQSKTETPSKAAQVSPTLYYGVCPLWEDVLARNEKAHVYTDKKDALQAVKMMKGARFKPFSNREDAEKFAKGICDYFLSPSKSAACVSPVKPGLVISKDNMEVDTINRERANSFKSPRTQDLTAKLRKAVEKGDEVAFSELVWSNPRYLIGSGDNPTIVQEGCRYNVMHVAAKENQGGIAQLLLDTLENPEFMRLMYPDDQEVMLQKRIHYIVDLYLNTPDKAGFETPLHFACKFGCPEVVNVLCSHPDIDKNCKNKDGQKPCDLICSRKNKTQEVRQKINDYLEDRCYIPLLRATDNSSQPIIGATWSPESSESLSLIQRHTRSPMDPVMTVTAFAGPLSPSKANDFRRSWKTPPRDRAEIFHHILKSDPDRGVERVGRDLAHNMGHPWAEYWDFLDSFVDLSSTEGLRKLEEYLSKKDFSPRAHEEAGENETSNRFKTPSPGKPQKFCNSISVGAFLDEGDDISLEEMKNRQNAALTSITSSAASKDGLKGAVGGREFHILPIALHHRGADLIETAAEQDLLCCCDNSLLSPGVVCKNGLCSSSRDRTHNGDKVSPRTSPSSSCLLSPISNLMVEFERMSLQEPLDSPTSCRERRSSGGSRHRELRDSYSSSSATDLSCGLNRLSLGHSSQDGEAVEGPGWRTEGGGAEERRSSGSSEEYFEAEESLEMLGRTRGSVSGGRNFCARSKSWDHGGRDLSSSGSSGSSYKSLDNSHEFLPRTPPHIRKGLYIDGDSPTKLDREVLSAVEGIEIDSQKYPSIHKWKSTMKSFSASDMQSWTSPAVVKPRLRMQPQTPGSPVSGLMSPTGRFSPARHVASPDFSPSRYSPANASYIQRIRLKHLNEPPI